Proteins encoded within one genomic window of Perognathus longimembris pacificus isolate PPM17 chromosome 28, ASM2315922v1, whole genome shotgun sequence:
- the Tex13d gene encoding testis-expressed protein 13D has translation MALDFGGGNSGFRHTEVVQFINSEILMNGGGPEFYVAFSSLSWKEVEDQLRLVVANPQMPHCLKRAYAWSSLALGVKASVRHCEQQERCVQRLQDQIEKHEVASWALISQVQKLREERNEAAAQLLFTQTALRQAMEEREALRNRLLQAEKSAQDTTMAQDTELGAQAVPLEAAVVLLNADQQTDVGAVGASGGPGAMVVHDRQNLEAQTPAPIPVTYMSDTLSSWTSVVQPVWPLLQPVAPQGMVPQSIISQPMSSQSFIPQKIAPQPTDAQPTDPQPIAPQPISPQLLTPQPAEPHLIASPLEPQPVSPQPMEPHLISFQPIDAQPIALQSMEPHLIVPQSIVPQPDLTQPIFHQPICMPYHLPLYPSFPMGVPFVQPHLPAVVTEAASGVLPLHMPPVGVYPHGLWAAEGFQGEMVTLCDQRCDIQVEGLENLHSSFLQGDSKSEGQEGSEKPQGPYLQDNRYLNQAEHAETFQGMDPLEESGLCYQEEQNPQGMIPLGSNRGSQNEGSQEVQGMASLEVTMSGIQERSADIVQGMVDMKVSHGQEEEESTVQEMAAEGINRSLREEGCTASTQRVADSGFTNNHSKEESADKPQETLASESQAERKTPRKKQEKKTSQEKKPLGQFSSCSYKTDWFCSWCKGINFAWRSACYKCKKVRKQVERGGADSV, from the coding sequence ATGGCCTTGGACTTTGGGGGTGGCAACAGTGGCTTCCGCCACACAGAAGTGGTTCAGTTCATTAACAGTGAAATTCTTATGAATGGAGGAGGGCCAGAGTTTTATGTGGCCTTCAGCTCGCTGTCTTGGAAGGAGGTAGAGGACCAGCTCCGATTGGTTGTTGCCAACCCGCAGATGCCACACTGCCTCAAAAGGGCCTATGCGTGGAGCAGCTTGGCTTTGGGTGTGAAAGCCTCAGTGAGACATTGCGAGCAGCAGGAGCGTTGTGTCCAGCGGTTGCAGGACCAAATAGAGAAGCATGAGGTTGCTTCTTGGGCTCTGATTTCTCAAGTGCAAAAGTTGCGGGAGGAGCGAAATGAGGCTGCTGCACAGCTGCTGTTCACACAGACTGCCTTACGGCAGGCCATGGAAGAACGTGAAGCCCTTCGCAATAGGCTGCTCCAGGCTGAGAAATCAGCACAGGACACCACAATGGCCCAGGATACAGAGCTTGGGGCTCAAGCCGTGCCATTGGAGGCAGCAGTGGTGCTTTTGAATGCAGATCAGCAGACAGATGTGGGAGCTGTGGGAGCTTCAGGGGGACCTGGAGCCATGGTTGTACACGACAGGCAAAATTTGGAGGCTCAGACGCCAGCCCCAATACCAGTCACGTATATGTCGGACACATTAAGTTCCTGGACCTCAGTTGTACAACCTGTTTGGCCTCTTCTTCAGCCAGTAGCCCCTCAAGGAATGGTTCCTCAGTCAATAATTTCTCAGCCAATGAGTTCTCAGTCATTCATTCCTCAGAAAATCGCTCCTCAGCCAACTGATGCTCAGCCAACTGATCCTCAACCAATCGCTCCTCAGCCAATATCTCCTCAGCTACTCACTCCTCAGCCAGCAGAGCCTCATCTAATTGCATCTCCACTGGAGCCTCAGCCAGTCTCCCCTCAGCCTATGGAGCCACATCTAATCTCTTTTCAGCCAATTGACGCTCAACCAATTGCTCTTCAGTCAATGGAGCCTCATCTAATTGTTCCACAGTCAATCGTTCCTCAGCCAGATCTCACCCAGCCCATCTTCCATCAACCAATCTGTATGCCATACCATCTCCCGCTATATCCATCGTTCCCTATGGGAGTTCCTTTCGTGCAGCCTCATCTACCTGCTGTTGTCACGGAAGCTGCATCAGGAGTACTCCCACTACACATGCCTCCTGTGGGCGTATACCCTCATGGCCTATGGGCTGCAGAAGGCTTCCAGGGAGAGATGGTTACTCTGTGTGATCAGAGGTGTGATATCCAAGTGGAAGGTCTGGAAAACCTTCACAGCTCCTTCCTCCAAGGAGACAGCAAAAGTGAAGGGCAAGAAGGTTCAGAGAAACCCCAGGGACCTTATCTCCAAGACAACAGATACTTAAACCAAGCAGAACATGCTGAGACATTCCAGGGAATGGATCCCCTTGAGGAAAGTGGACTCTGCTACCAAGAAGAACAAAATCCCCAGGGGATGATTCCTCTGGGCAGCAATAGGGGCAGTCAGAATGAAGGTTCACAGGAAGTCCAAGGGATGGCCTCCTTGGAAGTAACCATGAGTGGTATCCAGGAAAGAAGTGCAGATATTGTCCAGGGCATGGTAGACATGAAGGTAAGCCAtggccaggaggaagaggaaagtacTGTCCAGGAGATGGCAGCTGAGGGGATAAATAGGAGCCTCAGAGAGGAAGGATGTACGGCGAGTACCCAGAGGGTGGCAGACTCAGGGTTCACCAACAACCATAGCAAGGAAGAAAGTGCAGACAAACCTCAAGAAACACTTGCATCAGAGAGCCAAGCTGAGAGAAAAACCCCCAggaaaaagcaggagaaaaaaacctcacaaGAGAAAAAACCCTTAGGTCAGTTTTCTTCCTGCTCCTATAAAACGGATTGGTTCTGCTCATGGTGTAAAGGGATAAATTTTGCCTGGCGCTCTGCCTGCTATAAGTGCAAGAAAGTTCGTAAGCAAGTTGAGAGAGGAGGTGCTGATTCCGTATAA